The following proteins are co-located in the Halarcobacter sp. genome:
- the trmA gene encoding tRNA (uridine(54)-C5)-methyltransferase TrmA: MECKYFGVCGSCTLFDKNYEEQLNYKISREKERFSDLIDFDFEIIKSKEQNFRNRAEFRIWKNFDENENPTISYTMTSFEKSSVEIDSCQIVTTHIQEIMENLLVLLQEDEKLRFKLYAVEFLNSTTNDMLVTLIYHKKLDENWNEKAKKIEEKLNIKIIGRSRGQKVIISDEFINETLNISNKDFNFLYQEGGFTQPNSGVNIKMIEWVLDKLEKQDNDLCELYCGGGNFTIPLSQKFRKVLATEISKTSIKSALKNCELNNIENIDFIRMSAEDFVEALEGKREFRRLKDIDLKSYNFDTIFVDPPRAGLDDTTRNLVKNFDQIIYISCNPETLHRDLKELTKTHKIINFALFDQFAYTEHIESGLFLNKI, encoded by the coding sequence ATGGAATGTAAATATTTTGGTGTTTGTGGAAGCTGTACTTTATTTGATAAAAATTATGAAGAACAATTAAATTATAAAATTTCAAGAGAAAAAGAAAGATTCTCGGATTTAATAGATTTTGACTTTGAAATAATCAAAAGTAAAGAACAAAACTTTAGAAACCGTGCAGAGTTTAGGATATGGAAAAATTTTGATGAAAATGAGAATCCTACTATCTCATATACAATGACTAGTTTTGAAAAAAGTTCTGTAGAAATAGATTCCTGTCAAATTGTAACAACTCATATTCAAGAGATTATGGAAAACTTATTAGTACTTTTACAAGAAGATGAGAAATTAAGATTTAAATTATATGCGGTTGAATTTTTAAACTCAACTACAAATGATATGCTTGTAACTTTAATTTATCATAAAAAATTAGATGAAAACTGGAATGAAAAAGCTAAAAAGATAGAAGAGAAATTAAATATAAAAATTATTGGAAGAAGCCGAGGACAAAAAGTAATTATCAGTGATGAGTTCATAAATGAAACATTAAATATTTCAAATAAAGATTTTAATTTTTTATACCAAGAAGGTGGTTTTACACAGCCAAATAGTGGGGTAAATATTAAAATGATTGAATGGGTTTTAGATAAACTTGAAAAGCAAGATAATGACCTATGTGAACTTTATTGTGGAGGAGGAAACTTTACAATCCCCCTAAGTCAAAAATTTAGAAAAGTTTTAGCTACAGAGATTTCAAAAACTTCTATAAAATCAGCATTAAAAAACTGTGAATTAAATAACATAGAAAATATAGATTTTATTCGTATGAGCGCGGAAGATTTTGTTGAAGCTTTAGAAGGGAAAAGAGAGTTTAGAAGATTAAAAGATATAGATTTAAAAAGCTACAATTTTGATACAATTTTTGTAGATCCTCCAAGAGCTGGACTTGATGATACAACAAGAAATTTAGTAAAAAATTTTGATCAAATAATTTATATCTCTTGTAATCCAGAAACTTTACACAGAGATTTAAAAGAGTTAACTAAAACACATAAAATAATAAATTTCGCACTTTTTGATCAGTTTGCATACACAGAACATATAGAATCTGGGCTTTTCTTAAACAAAATTTAA
- the glmU gene encoding bifunctional UDP-N-acetylglucosamine diphosphorylase/glucosamine-1-phosphate N-acetyltransferase GlmU produces the protein MLNKSIIILAAGAGTRMKSTTPKVLHKISGKPMLYFSIKESLKLSDDITVVLYHQAQKVKEEIEKLFKEIKINFVIQDHEKYPGTGGAVMGITPKYDKTLVLNADMPLIQSSELEKFDLDATIVMSVLELKSADGYGRVVIENGNVKRIVEQKDATEEELKINTANAGIYQFETKYLLENLPKLSNNNAQKEYYITDLIEMAIEQGKVLKPIVVNEENFKGVNSKIELADAEVIHQKRIKQQFLKEGVIMRMPETIYIEEGVSIKGESIIENGVSLLDNAVIINSHIKTNSIVENSTLEDSDIGPMARVRPGSRLKNTHLGNFVETKKAILTGVKAGHLSYLGDCEIDEGTNVGAGCITCNYDGINKHKTIIGKNVFIGSDCQLVAPITIEDDVILAAGTCATKNISKGSLAINRAPIKLIKNFYYKFFGKR, from the coding sequence ATGTTAAACAAATCAATTATTATTTTAGCAGCAGGTGCAGGAACTAGAATGAAATCAACAACACCAAAGGTGTTACATAAGATTTCAGGGAAGCCAATGTTATATTTTTCTATAAAAGAGTCATTAAAACTTAGTGATGATATTACAGTGGTTTTATACCATCAAGCTCAAAAAGTAAAAGAAGAGATTGAAAAACTTTTTAAAGAGATAAAAATAAATTTTGTAATTCAAGACCATGAAAAGTATCCTGGAACTGGTGGTGCAGTAATGGGAATTACTCCAAAATATGATAAAACATTAGTATTAAATGCAGATATGCCTTTAATTCAATCTTCAGAATTAGAAAAATTTGACTTAGATGCAACAATAGTAATGTCTGTACTAGAATTAAAAAGTGCAGATGGTTACGGTAGAGTTGTAATAGAAAATGGTAATGTCAAAAGAATTGTTGAGCAAAAAGATGCAACTGAAGAGGAATTGAAAATTAATACTGCAAATGCAGGGATATATCAATTTGAAACAAAATATCTTTTAGAAAACCTTCCAAAACTTTCAAATAACAATGCCCAAAAAGAATATTATATTACAGACTTAATAGAGATGGCAATAGAACAAGGAAAAGTTTTAAAGCCAATAGTTGTAAATGAGGAAAACTTTAAAGGGGTTAATTCAAAAATTGAATTAGCAGATGCAGAAGTTATCCATCAAAAAAGAATAAAACAACAGTTTTTAAAAGAGGGTGTTATTATGAGAATGCCTGAAACAATTTATATAGAAGAGGGTGTTTCAATAAAAGGGGAATCTATCATTGAAAATGGGGTTTCACTATTGGATAATGCAGTGATTATAAACTCTCATATAAAAACAAACTCTATTGTAGAAAACTCAACTCTTGAAGATTCTGACATTGGACCAATGGCTAGAGTTAGACCTGGAAGTAGATTAAAAAATACACATTTAGGAAACTTTGTCGAAACAAAAAAAGCCATATTAACAGGGGTAAAAGCGGGACATCTTTCTTATCTTGGAGATTGTGAAATTGATGAGGGTACAAATGTAGGTGCTGGTTGTATTACTTGTAATTATGATGGTATAAATAAACATAAAACAATAATTGGTAAAAATGTATTTATAGGTTCCGATTGTCAATTAGTAGCTCCAATAACAATTGAAGATGATGTTATACTTGCAGCAGGAACTTGTGCTACAAAAAATATTTCAAAAGGAAGTTTAGCTATAAACAGAGCACCTATTAAGTTAATAAAAAATTTTTATTATAAATTTTTTGGAAAAAGATAA
- a CDS encoding helicase-related protein: MNETFQQQLQSLLYCDLKSLFPLARSMNRKLKFFVGPTNSGKTYNAMQELKKSNSGLYLAPLRLLALEGYEDLKENNIDATLITGEEQMIHEEAAHVCSTIEMLDFNLDVDLAIIDEVQMLEDEDRGWAWVNAIIGVPAKTVIMTGSVNALDAVKKIAQYLGEELEIVKHKRKTPLKTMARHTSLENLEEGTALIAFSRSDVLKLKQRLQKKYKVSVIYGNLSPEVRRDEAKRFREKKSDILIATDAIAMGLNLPIKNLLFTTDTKFDGKSRRKLTVNEIVQIAGRAGRYGHHQVGFLGATRRDVLNYIKEEFEQPIRTIKPPYSVKMSNEQLLDLASHIKTNSITRILSYFNKNMKFNGPFKAANISSMIETSVIIDKRDKLSLEEKYLLSQAPITMKSTIILQAFEAYVAAIIKKRVCRYKPSITLPKKAITQKDLLLVEDEVKKISLYLWLSYKFPDIFPDYNKAVILRNSFNSFIEKSLKMNLKLERPKYKSDNYFNQKRRPRRRD; encoded by the coding sequence ATGAATGAAACTTTCCAACAACAGCTGCAGTCTTTATTGTACTGCGATTTAAAATCACTTTTTCCTCTTGCAAGAAGTATGAATAGAAAACTAAAATTTTTTGTAGGTCCCACAAACTCAGGAAAAACTTACAATGCTATGCAGGAGTTAAAAAAATCAAATAGTGGGTTATATTTAGCTCCATTAAGATTACTCGCTTTAGAAGGGTATGAAGATCTAAAAGAAAACAATATTGATGCTACTTTGATTACAGGTGAAGAGCAAATGATTCATGAAGAAGCAGCGCATGTTTGTTCTACTATTGAGATGCTGGACTTTAATTTAGATGTTGATTTAGCGATTATAGACGAAGTTCAAATGTTAGAAGATGAAGATAGAGGTTGGGCTTGGGTAAATGCGATTATTGGAGTGCCAGCTAAAACTGTTATTATGACTGGAAGTGTAAATGCACTTGATGCAGTAAAAAAAATAGCACAATATTTAGGTGAAGAGTTAGAGATAGTAAAACATAAAAGAAAAACTCCTTTAAAAACAATGGCTAGACATACCTCTTTAGAAAATCTTGAAGAGGGTACGGCTCTTATTGCATTTTCTCGGTCAGATGTTTTAAAATTAAAACAAAGACTTCAAAAAAAATATAAGGTTTCAGTAATCTATGGAAACCTCTCTCCAGAAGTTAGACGTGATGAAGCAAAAAGGTTTAGAGAAAAGAAAAGTGATATTTTAATTGCAACAGATGCAATTGCCATGGGACTTAACCTTCCTATTAAAAATCTACTTTTCACAACAGATACAAAATTTGATGGTAAAAGTAGAAGAAAATTAACTGTTAATGAAATTGTACAAATTGCAGGGCGTGCAGGAAGGTATGGTCATCACCAAGTTGGATTTTTAGGTGCAACAAGAAGAGATGTTTTAAATTATATTAAAGAGGAGTTTGAACAACCGATTCGAACAATCAAACCTCCTTACAGTGTAAAAATGAGTAATGAACAATTATTAGATTTAGCCTCACATATAAAAACAAACTCTATAACAAGAATTTTGAGTTATTTTAATAAAAATATGAAATTTAATGGTCCTTTTAAAGCAGCTAATATCTCATCAATGATTGAAACATCAGTTATAATAGATAAAAGAGATAAGTTAAGTTTAGAAGAAAAATATCTACTTTCACAAGCTCCAATTACTATGAAATCAACAATTATTTTGCAAGCTTTTGAGGCTTATGTTGCTGCAATTATAAAAAAAAGAGTATGTAGATATAAGCCATCTATTACTTTGCCTAAAAAAGCTATTACCCAAAAAGATTTATTGTTAGTTGAAGATGAGGTGAAAAAAATATCTTTATATTTATGGTTATCTTATAAGTTTCCTGATATCTTTCCAGATTATAATAAAGCTGTTATTTTAAGAAATAGTTTTAACTCTTTTATAGAAAAGTCTTTAAAGATGAATTTAAAATTAGAAAGACCTAAATACAAATCAGATAATTATTTTAATCAAAAAAGAAGACCTAGGCGAAGAGATTAA
- a CDS encoding ankyrin repeat domain-containing protein: protein MLGIFKSDGAEALQKELLKNYIDEKKIQALIDSGVNINRRDAKGRTLLFDLAAKRRIESIKMLIKNGIDVNAEDNYGKTVLTEAVDKIDGMMIRFLLENGASINHINSSGRTVMHDAALEENEKVFKILMTQNPDLTITDHYGKTVLFDAVEGGNLEIIKEIINNIDDINVVDNNGQSALFYAVLKEDPDVAKFLISNGIDVNILDKKRQNVLFNAVVLGAQNLSIIELLLEKGVKLNIKDYAEKTLLDEILKILSIVKDPDAKVDGKYKLVREERNYLKLTGILIDLGLAIDRVDENGKTVLYKEVERDNYDTIDFLIASGADINAQDKEGKTVLFDAVLKGAQNMAMIDHLIAHGADIDHKDYSERTVIDDLAEAVLITMNNKKPSSRRFFEINEYENYIPMLKKMLLFKPRINDQRTDGKTIIFDVVVENNLELIKVLVNAGADLNIIDNNNNTPLSYMVDKGLEITNQKEKDNFLERLVFILKYRVDVNTIDNDGRTVIHKAVLANNIEVVEKLLTKKVDLNIKDKQGRTALHHTQWKGNYKIARLLISAGADINEPDYAGFSILNYAAILGHTKLVVVLILSGVLMYNHRKKSKSVAKFFKEREGNLEKLLHANITDEKMRRAIEEVIENLKKEINEALEN, encoded by the coding sequence ATGTTAGGTATATTCAAAAGTGATGGAGCTGAAGCGCTTCAAAAAGAGCTATTGAAAAATTATATAGATGAAAAGAAGATACAAGCTCTTATTGATAGTGGAGTAAATATAAATAGAAGAGATGCAAAAGGTAGAACTCTTTTATTTGATTTAGCTGCAAAAAGAAGAATAGAATCTATTAAAATGCTCATTAAAAATGGTATTGATGTAAATGCAGAAGATAATTATGGAAAGACTGTTTTAACAGAAGCCGTTGATAAAATTGATGGAATGATGATTAGGTTTTTATTGGAAAATGGGGCTTCAATAAATCATATAAACTCATCAGGTAGAACAGTTATGCATGATGCAGCTCTAGAAGAAAATGAAAAAGTCTTCAAAATATTAATGACTCAAAATCCCGATTTAACAATTACTGACCATTATGGGAAAACAGTACTTTTTGATGCTGTTGAGGGTGGAAATTTAGAAATAATAAAAGAGATAATCAATAATATCGATGATATTAATGTAGTTGATAACAATGGACAATCTGCACTATTTTATGCTGTATTAAAAGAAGACCCAGATGTAGCAAAATTTTTGATTTCAAATGGTATTGATGTAAATATTTTAGATAAAAAAAGACAAAATGTTTTATTTAATGCAGTTGTTTTAGGAGCACAAAATCTAAGTATTATTGAACTTTTACTTGAAAAAGGCGTTAAGTTAAATATAAAAGATTATGCAGAAAAAACTTTATTAGATGAAATTTTAAAAATATTATCAATAGTAAAAGATCCAGATGCAAAAGTTGATGGAAAATATAAGTTGGTTAGAGAAGAGAGAAACTACTTAAAACTAACAGGTATTTTAATCGATTTAGGTTTAGCAATTGATAGGGTTGATGAAAATGGCAAAACAGTACTTTATAAAGAGGTTGAGAGAGATAACTACGACACAATTGATTTTTTAATAGCTTCTGGTGCAGATATTAATGCACAAGATAAAGAGGGGAAAACAGTTCTTTTTGATGCAGTTCTAAAAGGCGCACAAAATATGGCTATGATTGATCATCTAATTGCTCACGGAGCAGATATAGACCATAAAGATTATAGTGAGAGAACAGTTATTGATGATTTAGCAGAAGCTGTACTAATCACTATGAATAATAAAAAACCAAGTTCAAGAAGATTTTTTGAAATAAATGAATATGAAAACTATATTCCAATGCTTAAAAAAATGCTTTTATTTAAGCCTCGAATCAACGACCAAAGAACTGATGGCAAAACTATAATATTTGATGTTGTTGTTGAGAACAATTTAGAACTAATTAAAGTACTTGTAAATGCGGGTGCAGATTTAAATATTATTGACAACAATAACAATACTCCCTTATCTTATATGGTGGATAAAGGATTAGAAATAACTAATCAAAAAGAAAAAGATAACTTTTTAGAGAGATTAGTATTTATTCTTAAATATAGAGTTGATGTAAATACAATTGATAATGATGGTAGAACAGTTATCCATAAAGCTGTTTTAGCAAATAATATTGAAGTAGTAGAAAAACTTTTAACAAAAAAAGTTGATTTAAATATAAAAGACAAACAAGGAAGAACGGCACTTCACCACACTCAATGGAAAGGCAATTATAAAATTGCCAGATTATTGATATCAGCTGGTGCAGATATAAATGAACCAGATTATGCAGGATTTAGTATTTTAAATTATGCTGCTATTTTAGGTCATACAAAATTAGTAGTGGTTTTAATTCTTTCAGGTGTATTAATGTATAACCATAGAAAAAAGAGTAAATCTGTAGCAAAATTCTTTAAAGAAAGAGAAGGAAATTTAGAAAAACTATTACATGCAAACATTACAGATGAAAAGATGCGAAGAGCAATAGAAGAGGTGATTGAAAACCTTAAAAAAGAGATAAATGAAGCATTGGAGAATTAA